The following coding sequences lie in one Candidatus Eisenbacteria bacterium genomic window:
- the bamD gene encoding outer membrane protein assembly factor BamD: protein MTRRAARRLGILGLLATILLGAGCGGPLQEVGVGGVASYERGKQAFEREDWVDAIADLKAYVEQYPGTENTDDALFYLGESYFRIKDYVLAAAQYDRLTRDFPTSPYHPDALYQLARTDDLQSRQAALDQTETLRALSRYRDFIQLYPEHPKAGEARKRLEFLNDRLAEKRVRNGRLYIKLKQYDAATHYLERAISEHPDSRWACEARLYLSQVLEKLGDRKAAADTLRAVESCPATAETKRKALRRLQELERRD, encoded by the coding sequence ATGACGCGCCGCGCCGCGCGGCGCCTCGGAATCCTCGGGCTCCTCGCCACGATCCTTCTCGGCGCCGGGTGCGGCGGGCCGCTGCAGGAGGTCGGCGTCGGCGGCGTCGCGTCGTACGAGCGCGGGAAGCAGGCATTCGAACGCGAGGACTGGGTCGACGCCATCGCGGACCTCAAGGCGTACGTGGAGCAGTATCCCGGCACCGAGAACACGGACGACGCGCTCTTCTATCTGGGCGAGTCCTACTTCCGGATCAAGGACTACGTGCTGGCGGCGGCCCAGTACGACCGGCTCACGCGGGACTTCCCGACGTCTCCGTATCACCCGGACGCGCTGTACCAGCTCGCCCGGACGGACGATCTCCAGTCGAGGCAGGCGGCGCTCGACCAGACCGAGACCCTCCGCGCGCTCTCCCGGTACCGGGACTTCATCCAGCTCTATCCGGAGCATCCGAAGGCGGGCGAGGCCCGGAAGAGGCTCGAGTTCCTGAACGACCGTCTCGCCGAGAAGCGCGTGCGGAACGGACGGCTCTACATCAAGCTCAAGCAGTACGACGCGGCGACGCACTACCTCGAGCGCGCGATCTCCGAGCACCCCGACTCGCGCTGGGCGTGCGAGGCGAGACTGTACCTGTCCCAGGTGCTCGAGAAGCTCGGGGATCGGAAGGCCGCGGCCGACACGCTCCGCGCGGTCGAGAGCTGTCCCGCGACCGCGGAGACGAAGCGCAAGGCGCTCCGGCGGCTTCAGGAGCTCGAGAGACGGGATTGA
- the nadD gene encoding nicotinate-nucleotide adenylyltransferase — protein MRRVGVFGGSFDPVHAGHLIMAEYAADRLRLDEVAFVPAALPAHKPGRALAAFAHRCAMIRSAIRGNSRLTVSTIEGERGGVSFTADTLETMARKGTSLTFILGEDSLAEFHTWRDPDRIVRLSRLAVVPRGNGTQPRRRSRLRAAWKRRIVTLDPPRIDISSTEIRRRLRAGRSVRYWVPDPVLSYIRRHGLYGT, from the coding sequence GTGCGGCGCGTCGGCGTCTTCGGCGGCTCCTTCGATCCGGTTCACGCGGGCCACTTGATCATGGCCGAGTACGCCGCGGACCGGCTCCGCCTCGACGAGGTGGCCTTCGTCCCGGCGGCGCTTCCCGCGCACAAGCCCGGCCGCGCGCTGGCGGCGTTCGCGCACCGCTGCGCGATGATCCGGAGCGCGATCCGTGGGAACTCCCGATTGACGGTCTCCACGATCGAGGGCGAACGAGGGGGCGTCTCGTTCACGGCCGACACCCTGGAAACCATGGCGCGGAAGGGAACCTCCCTCACCTTCATCCTGGGGGAGGACAGCCTCGCGGAGTTCCACACGTGGCGCGATCCGGATCGCATCGTGCGCCTGTCCCGGCTCGCCGTCGTTCCGCGGGGGAACGGGACGCAACCGCGACGCCGTTCCCGGCTGCGCGCCGCGTGGAAGCGCCGCATCGTGACGCTCGACCCTCCGCGGATCGACATCTCCTCGACCGAGATCCGGCGCCGCCTTCGCGCGGGAAGATCCGTCCGGTACTGGGTGCCCGACCCGGTTCTCTCCTACATTCGACGTCATGGCCTCTACGGAACGTAG
- a CDS encoding 5'-3' exonuclease H3TH domain-containing protein: MASTERSAASAGGPDHGGVDHGGAAKRLLLVDGSALFYRCYYAFIRNPLRTKKGEATSISYGIIQTLLPILAARRPDKVAIVFDTSAPTFRHRVFPEYKAHRPPVPGDMISQLPRAREVIRLLGIPIVEQDGVEADDLIGSLAVEAERDGATSVILTGDKDFFQLVSDRVWVLSPQGRVGELVSIDPAGVRERYGVEPRQMVDLLALMGDASDNVPGVPGVGEKTAAQL; encoded by the coding sequence ATGGCCTCTACGGAACGTAGCGCGGCCAGCGCCGGCGGCCCGGATCATGGCGGGGTCGATCACGGCGGCGCGGCGAAGCGCCTTCTCCTGGTCGACGGCTCCGCCCTCTTCTACCGCTGCTACTACGCGTTCATCCGGAATCCGCTCCGGACGAAGAAGGGAGAGGCGACGAGCATCTCGTACGGAATCATCCAGACGCTCCTCCCGATCCTCGCGGCGCGGCGCCCGGACAAGGTCGCGATCGTCTTCGACACGTCCGCCCCCACGTTCCGGCACCGCGTGTTTCCCGAGTACAAGGCGCATCGTCCGCCGGTGCCCGGGGACATGATCTCCCAGCTCCCGCGCGCGCGGGAGGTGATCCGCCTCCTCGGAATCCCGATCGTGGAGCAGGACGGCGTGGAGGCGGACGATCTCATCGGAAGCCTGGCCGTCGAGGCGGAGCGCGACGGCGCCACGTCCGTGATCCTGACCGGGGACAAGGACTTCTTCCAGCTCGTCTCGGACCGCGTGTGGGTGCTGAGCCCGCAGGGCCGCGTGGGCGAGCTCGTGTCGATCGATCCGGCCGGCGTCCGCGAGCGCTACGGCGTCGAGCCGCGCCAGATGGTGGATCTGCTCGCGCTCATGGGGGACGCGTCCGACAACGTCCCGGGCGTGCCCGGCGTGGGTGAGAAGACGGCGGCGCAGCT
- a CDS encoding tetratricopeptide repeat protein yields the protein MSVATRQHMVLARDFFERGQYPDAIREIREAIRLNPGFPDLHQQLGLALSMSGERELAVDEFRRALHLNPNYVEARLNLAIVLNDLGRYDEALQEFHMERPRDPDHENLTPEVRAHLAESHTLLGDTYRNLGLLVDASQEYRKALRAAPQFLDIKNKLGSVYAEMGLDQDAETVLLEALAQNERYVDARVTLGVVLWKSGRRARAREEWERCLLENRDEVRARSYLRMLDREEEAAGEPRSR from the coding sequence ATGAGCGTGGCGACGAGGCAGCACATGGTGCTGGCCCGAGACTTCTTCGAGCGCGGCCAGTATCCGGACGCGATCCGCGAGATCCGCGAGGCCATCCGGCTGAATCCGGGCTTTCCCGACCTGCATCAGCAGCTCGGGCTCGCGCTCAGCATGAGCGGCGAGCGGGAGCTGGCGGTGGACGAGTTTCGCCGCGCGCTCCACCTGAATCCCAACTACGTCGAGGCGCGGCTCAACCTCGCGATCGTCCTGAACGATCTCGGTCGCTACGACGAGGCGCTCCAGGAGTTCCACATGGAGCGCCCCCGCGACCCCGACCACGAGAATCTCACCCCCGAGGTGCGCGCGCACCTCGCCGAGTCCCACACCCTCCTGGGCGACACGTACCGGAACCTCGGGCTCCTGGTCGACGCCTCGCAGGAGTACCGCAAGGCGCTGCGCGCCGCGCCGCAGTTCCTGGACATCAAGAACAAGCTCGGCTCCGTCTACGCCGAGATGGGGCTCGACCAGGACGCGGAGACGGTCCTCCTCGAGGCGCTGGCGCAGAACGAGCGGTACGTGGACGCGCGCGTCACCCTGGGCGTCGTGCTCTGGAAGTCGGGACGGCGGGCGAGGGCGCGGGAGGAGTGGGAGCGATGCCTCCTCGAGAACCGGGACGAGGTCCGGGCCCGGTCCTACCTGAGGATGCTGGATCGCGAGGAAGAGGCTGCCGGGGAGCCGCGATCTCGATGA
- the metK gene encoding methionine adenosyltransferase codes for MPASRQTPATRHSFLFTSESVTEGHPDKVADQISDAILDAILAEDPLGRVAAETLVTTGLAFVSGEITTAVYVDIQRVVRDTIKGIGYTDPVNGFDYETCAVLTSIDEQSRDIAMGVDRKGAGDQGLMFGYAVRETPELMPLPIQLAHRLTKALADARRSGKFPELRPDGKSQVTVEYEAGVPKRIDTVVLSTQHVAMGDAEFKSFQERLVRDLIMPVLPRELIHGEPTFHINPTGRFVIGGPRADTGLTGRKIIVDSYGGSAPHGGGAFSGKDPSKVDRSACYAARHVAKNVVGAGLADRCTVQVAYAIGVEQPVSVMVDSHGTGKVADTRLSELVRKHFDLRPDAIIESLDLRKPIYKKTAAYGHFGRENEGFRWELLDRVEELKRDA; via the coding sequence ATGCCCGCCTCGAGGCAGACGCCCGCGACGCGGCACTCGTTCCTGTTCACCTCGGAGTCGGTCACGGAAGGCCATCCGGACAAGGTCGCGGACCAGATCTCGGACGCGATCCTGGACGCGATCCTGGCGGAGGATCCGCTCGGACGCGTCGCCGCCGAGACCCTCGTGACCACGGGGCTCGCGTTCGTCTCCGGCGAGATCACGACGGCCGTGTACGTGGATATTCAGCGGGTCGTCCGCGACACGATCAAGGGAATCGGCTACACGGACCCCGTGAACGGGTTCGACTACGAGACCTGCGCCGTCCTCACCTCGATCGACGAGCAGTCCCGGGACATCGCCATGGGCGTTGACCGGAAGGGCGCCGGCGACCAGGGCCTCATGTTCGGCTACGCCGTGCGGGAGACCCCGGAGCTCATGCCGCTCCCGATCCAGCTCGCGCACCGCCTCACGAAGGCGCTCGCCGACGCCCGGCGGTCGGGGAAGTTCCCCGAGCTCCGGCCGGACGGGAAGTCGCAGGTCACGGTCGAGTACGAGGCCGGCGTTCCGAAGCGCATCGACACGGTGGTCCTCTCGACGCAGCACGTCGCGATGGGGGATGCCGAGTTCAAGAGCTTCCAGGAACGTCTCGTCCGCGATCTCATCATGCCGGTCCTTCCCCGGGAGCTGATCCACGGCGAGCCGACGTTCCACATCAATCCCACCGGCCGCTTCGTGATCGGCGGTCCGCGTGCCGACACGGGCCTCACGGGCCGGAAGATCATCGTGGACAGCTACGGCGGCTCCGCGCCGCACGGCGGGGGCGCCTTCAGCGGCAAGGATCCGTCGAAGGTGGACCGCTCGGCATGCTACGCCGCGCGCCACGTCGCGAAGAACGTCGTGGGCGCGGGCCTCGCGGACCGCTGCACGGTCCAGGTCGCCTACGCGATCGGCGTGGAGCAGCCCGTCTCCGTGATGGTGGACTCGCACGGGACCGGGAAGGTCGCGGACACGCGTCTCTCCGAGCTGGTCCGGAAGCACTTCGACCTGCGGCCCGACGCGATCATCGAATCCCTGGATCTCCGCAAGCCGATCTACAAGAAGACGGCCGCCTATGGACACTTCGGTCGCGAGAACGAGGGCTTCCGGTGGGAGCTCCTCGACCGCGTGGAGGAGTTGAAGCGTGACGCCTGA
- the ahcY gene encoding adenosylhomocysteinase, translating to MSPAGHVRDPKLADAGVNRIEWAEREMPVLRQVRARFEKEKPLRGKRIAACLHVTTETANLMLTLQAGGAEIALCASNPLSTQDDVAAALAHRYKIATFAIKGEDPDTYYKHIDAVLDVKPEFTMDDGCDLVTVLHTKRPDQAKQVIAGTEETTTGVIRLRSMSNEGALRFPVLAVNDAKTKHFFDNRYGTGQSTIDGILRATNKLLAGSRFVVLGYGWCGRGIASRARGMGAQVLVTEIDPLPALEAVMDGYEVTTGHEAAKTGDVFVTVTGNINVLRMEHFRAMKDGAIVANSGHFNVELDLETLQKEAKSVREVRPFVQEYVLDGGKRIFVLGEGRLINLAAAEGHPASVMDMSFANQALGIEHLLAHAKELKPTVYPIPKALDEEIARLKLAALKVTIDALTPEQSAYLASWQHGT from the coding sequence ATGAGCCCCGCCGGGCACGTTCGCGACCCCAAGCTCGCGGACGCGGGCGTGAACCGGATCGAGTGGGCCGAGCGCGAGATGCCCGTGCTCCGGCAGGTCCGGGCCCGGTTCGAGAAGGAGAAGCCCCTTCGGGGGAAGCGGATCGCCGCGTGCCTCCACGTGACGACCGAGACCGCGAATCTCATGCTGACGCTCCAGGCCGGCGGCGCCGAGATCGCGCTCTGCGCCTCGAACCCGCTCTCGACGCAGGACGACGTCGCGGCGGCGCTCGCGCACCGCTACAAGATCGCCACGTTCGCGATCAAGGGCGAGGACCCGGACACGTACTACAAGCACATCGACGCCGTGCTGGACGTGAAGCCCGAGTTCACCATGGACGACGGCTGCGACCTCGTCACGGTGCTCCACACGAAGCGCCCCGACCAGGCGAAGCAGGTGATCGCCGGAACCGAGGAGACCACGACCGGCGTGATCCGCCTGCGCAGCATGTCCAACGAGGGCGCGCTCCGCTTCCCGGTCCTCGCCGTGAACGACGCGAAGACGAAGCACTTCTTCGACAACCGCTACGGCACGGGCCAGAGCACCATCGACGGAATCCTGCGCGCCACGAACAAGCTCCTCGCGGGATCGCGGTTCGTCGTGCTCGGCTACGGCTGGTGCGGGCGCGGCATCGCGAGCCGCGCGCGCGGCATGGGCGCGCAGGTGCTGGTCACCGAGATCGATCCGCTCCCGGCGCTCGAGGCGGTGATGGACGGCTATGAGGTGACCACGGGGCACGAGGCCGCGAAGACGGGCGACGTGTTCGTGACCGTGACCGGGAACATCAACGTGCTCCGCATGGAGCACTTCCGCGCCATGAAGGACGGCGCGATCGTGGCGAACTCGGGACACTTCAACGTCGAGCTGGATCTCGAGACGCTCCAGAAGGAAGCGAAGTCGGTCCGCGAGGTCCGTCCCTTCGTCCAGGAGTACGTGCTCGACGGAGGGAAGCGGATCTTCGTCCTCGGCGAGGGCCGTCTCATCAACCTCGCCGCCGCCGAGGGGCACCCGGCCTCGGTCATGGACATGAGCTTCGCGAACCAGGCGCTCGGCATCGAGCACCTGCTCGCGCACGCCAAGGAGCTCAAGCCGACCGTGTATCCGATTCCGAAGGCCCTGGACGAGGAGATCGCGCGGCTCAAGCTCGCGGCGCTCAAGGTCACGATCGACGCCTTGACGCCGGAGCAGAGCGCCTATCTGGCTTCCTGGCAGCACGGGACCTAG
- a CDS encoding DNA translocase FtsK 4TM domain-containing protein — protein sequence MWLLGRVSVRRKYQILGLCFLSLALFLLLALVTRDPRDTAADLVGTGAVRNQAGVLGALSAAGLVSALGAVGVWIVPIALLAWGWNRLRLRPAGDLWLRTGLAAAAFLAGSGLLYLLAGENRAWVGAVGAGIGRFTARFLGTIGGELVLGTALVILCVIAFELGTASTLRQLLAASLARLAPGEGKKKRRAAQASGDAETAPEAASPAEPSAAARAKRARLAPADEEADLERAFAPPKPAPKESRPRIVGRGENESRPEPLAIPFPPPSARGADAPAGLPGAVKAASAAAAATGTPGSRDKRGSEPPPEASLALGPAAAPEAALPPIDLLDRHETKQVVIEEAELLELSRVLERTLADFGVAGKVSEVHPGPVITLFEYEPAPGIKVNQILNRQDDLALALRAQRIRIVAPIPGKAAVGIEIPNRVKALVSLREIVAASPFRDTKDALPFALGKDVAGAPFTASLEKMPHVLIAGATGSGKSVCINALIMSLLLKRTPSELRFIFIDPKMLELTPYNGIPHLRMPVVTEPKKAAQALRYCVKEMERRYQVLAKHGARNIEAYNRIGLDPATNEDARIPYLVVVVDELADLMALLPAEIEEPIGRLAQMARAVGIHLILATQRPSVDVITGVIKANFPSRIAFQVASRTDSRVILDMNGAESLLGHGDSLYLPAGKPEPYRIHGSYVSSEEIERVVTFLRSQGQPQTTDESLLEQTASLDAGDGTEDDLYEEAMRLVVLHQQASTSMLQRRLKVGYSRAARLLDLLEERGIVGPSEGAKGREVLVTEHDLGERRSRSSGVESGA from the coding sequence ATGTGGCTTCTGGGCCGGGTGTCCGTCCGGCGCAAGTACCAGATCCTGGGGCTCTGCTTTCTCTCGCTCGCCCTGTTCCTCCTCCTGGCCCTGGTCACGAGGGACCCGCGCGACACCGCCGCGGATCTCGTCGGGACCGGGGCCGTCCGGAACCAGGCGGGTGTGCTCGGCGCCCTGTCGGCGGCCGGGCTCGTGTCCGCGCTCGGCGCGGTGGGCGTCTGGATCGTCCCGATCGCGCTGCTCGCGTGGGGATGGAACCGCCTGCGGCTCCGCCCCGCGGGCGACCTCTGGCTCCGCACCGGTCTCGCCGCGGCCGCGTTCCTCGCCGGCTCCGGGCTCCTCTACCTCCTCGCGGGGGAGAACCGCGCCTGGGTGGGAGCGGTCGGCGCGGGAATCGGCCGGTTCACGGCGCGCTTCCTCGGAACGATCGGAGGCGAGCTCGTTCTCGGAACCGCCCTCGTCATCCTGTGCGTGATCGCGTTCGAGCTCGGAACCGCGTCCACGCTCCGCCAGCTCCTCGCGGCCTCGCTCGCGCGCCTCGCCCCCGGTGAAGGGAAGAAGAAGCGGCGCGCCGCGCAGGCCTCGGGCGACGCGGAGACCGCGCCGGAGGCGGCGTCACCGGCGGAGCCCTCGGCCGCCGCGCGCGCGAAGCGCGCGCGCCTCGCTCCCGCCGACGAGGAGGCCGACCTCGAGCGCGCGTTCGCGCCCCCGAAGCCCGCTCCCAAGGAGTCGAGGCCGCGCATCGTGGGTCGCGGCGAGAACGAGTCCAGGCCCGAGCCTCTCGCGATCCCGTTCCCGCCGCCTTCCGCGCGCGGGGCGGACGCTCCCGCCGGACTGCCGGGGGCGGTGAAGGCGGCGTCCGCGGCGGCCGCCGCGACAGGGACCCCGGGCTCGCGCGACAAGCGCGGATCCGAGCCGCCTCCCGAGGCCTCGCTCGCGCTCGGACCGGCGGCGGCGCCCGAAGCCGCGCTCCCTCCGATCGACCTCCTGGACCGGCACGAGACGAAGCAGGTCGTGATCGAGGAGGCGGAGCTCCTCGAGCTGTCGCGCGTCCTCGAGCGCACGCTCGCGGACTTCGGCGTGGCCGGGAAGGTCTCCGAGGTCCATCCCGGTCCCGTCATCACGCTCTTCGAGTACGAGCCCGCGCCGGGCATCAAGGTGAACCAGATCCTGAACCGCCAGGACGACCTCGCGCTCGCGCTGCGCGCACAGCGGATCCGCATCGTGGCTCCGATTCCGGGAAAGGCCGCGGTGGGGATCGAGATCCCGAACCGCGTGAAGGCGCTCGTCTCCCTGCGCGAGATCGTGGCGGCCTCGCCGTTCCGCGACACGAAGGACGCGCTCCCCTTCGCGCTGGGGAAGGACGTCGCGGGCGCGCCGTTCACGGCCTCGCTCGAGAAGATGCCGCACGTCCTCATCGCCGGCGCGACGGGCTCGGGGAAGAGCGTCTGCATCAACGCGCTCATCATGAGCCTGCTCTTGAAGCGCACGCCGTCCGAGCTCCGGTTCATCTTCATCGATCCCAAGATGCTCGAGCTCACGCCCTACAACGGGATTCCGCATCTGCGGATGCCGGTCGTCACCGAGCCCAAGAAGGCGGCCCAGGCGCTCCGCTACTGCGTGAAGGAGATGGAGCGGCGCTACCAGGTGCTCGCCAAGCACGGCGCGCGGAACATCGAGGCCTACAATCGGATCGGGCTCGACCCCGCCACGAACGAGGACGCGAGGATCCCGTATCTCGTGGTGGTCGTCGACGAGCTGGCCGACCTCATGGCGCTCCTGCCCGCGGAGATCGAGGAGCCGATCGGGCGGCTCGCGCAGATGGCGCGCGCCGTGGGCATTCACCTGATCCTCGCGACACAGCGCCCGTCCGTGGACGTGATCACGGGCGTGATCAAGGCGAACTTCCCGTCGCGGATCGCGTTCCAGGTCGCGAGCCGTACCGACTCGCGCGTGATCCTCGACATGAACGGGGCCGAGAGCCTCCTCGGCCATGGCGACAGCCTCTACCTGCCGGCCGGAAAGCCGGAGCCCTACCGCATCCACGGCTCCTACGTGTCGAGCGAGGAGATCGAGCGGGTGGTCACGTTCCTGAGATCTCAGGGGCAGCCGCAGACGACGGACGAGTCGCTCCTCGAGCAGACCGCGTCCCTCGACGCGGGGGACGGGACGGAGGACGATCTCTACGAGGAGGCGATGAGGCTGGTCGTGTTGCACCAGCAGGCCTCGACCTCGATGCTCCAGCGCCGCCTCAAGGTCGGGTACTCGCGCGCCGCGCGGCTCCTCGATCTCCTCGAGGAGCGCGGCATCGTGGGCCCGTCCGAAGGCGCGAAGGGGCGCGAGGTGCTCGTGACCGAGCACGACCTCGGAGAGCGCCGGTCGCGCTCGTCCGGCGTGGAGAGCGGAGCGTGA
- the rimO gene encoding 30S ribosomal protein S12 methylthiotransferase RimO has product MIRPIELVPSPGRREDARPARVALVTLGCAKNLVDSEIMAGLLSHGGFVTTADVDEAEVAVVNTCAFIGPSKKESIDRILELAARKREGSLKGLVVAGCLAQRFQAELLREIPEVDAVVGTGQVDAIARVANRVRKGGTSILEVGPAGTAVDLAPHRAVSTPRHLAYLRIADGCDFRCTFCIIPQLRGDLRSRSFESVVEEARKLADSGVRELLLIAQDSTSYGEDRYGEARLPELLRALAGVPGIEWVRVHYTHPKTWSEALIRVFEEVPEVCRYVDIPLQHVTDPMLRRMRREVRADEQARLLDALRERLPEVAIRTHFIVGFPGETEEDFEALLRTVERGNLDHVGCFAYSREEGTPAARMKEQVPERVKLERRRRLLAAQRESAARLWSRWIGREVDVRVDTPASGRGTWHVGRVEQQGYEVDGVTRVRARAGTPPPAAGQRMRVRVTGARHYDLEAEVMG; this is encoded by the coding sequence GTGATCCGTCCGATCGAGCTCGTGCCGTCCCCGGGGCGTCGCGAGGACGCGCGGCCGGCGCGCGTCGCGCTGGTCACGCTCGGGTGCGCGAAGAACCTCGTCGACTCGGAGATCATGGCCGGGCTCCTGAGCCACGGCGGATTCGTGACGACGGCGGACGTGGACGAGGCGGAGGTCGCGGTCGTGAACACGTGCGCGTTCATCGGCCCGTCCAAGAAGGAGTCGATCGACCGCATCCTCGAGCTCGCGGCGCGAAAGCGCGAGGGATCCCTGAAGGGGCTCGTGGTGGCGGGATGCCTCGCGCAGCGGTTCCAGGCGGAGCTCCTGCGCGAGATCCCCGAGGTCGACGCGGTGGTGGGCACCGGCCAGGTGGACGCGATCGCGCGCGTGGCGAACCGCGTGCGCAAGGGCGGCACGTCGATCCTCGAGGTCGGCCCGGCGGGCACCGCCGTCGACCTGGCGCCGCACCGCGCGGTCTCGACCCCGCGCCATCTCGCCTATCTCCGGATCGCGGACGGATGCGACTTCCGGTGCACGTTCTGCATCATCCCGCAGCTCCGGGGCGATCTCAGGAGCCGCTCCTTCGAGTCCGTGGTGGAGGAAGCGAGGAAGCTGGCGGACTCCGGGGTGCGCGAGCTCCTCCTCATCGCCCAGGACTCCACGTCCTACGGCGAGGACCGCTACGGCGAGGCGCGCCTTCCGGAGCTCCTCCGCGCCCTGGCCGGGGTTCCGGGAATCGAGTGGGTGCGGGTCCACTACACCCACCCGAAGACCTGGAGCGAAGCGCTGATCCGGGTGTTCGAAGAGGTACCGGAAGTGTGCCGCTACGTCGACATCCCGCTCCAGCACGTCACCGATCCCATGCTCCGGCGCATGCGCCGGGAGGTACGGGCCGACGAGCAGGCGCGACTCCTCGACGCGCTCCGCGAGCGGCTTCCGGAAGTGGCCATCCGGACCCACTTCATCGTCGGATTCCCGGGAGAGACCGAGGAGGACTTCGAGGCGCTGCTCCGCACCGTGGAGCGCGGCAACCTCGATCACGTGGGCTGCTTCGCCTACTCGCGCGAGGAGGGAACTCCCGCGGCTCGCATGAAGGAACAGGTGCCCGAGCGGGTGAAGCTCGAGCGGCGCCGCCGTCTCCTCGCCGCGCAGCGCGAGTCGGCCGCGCGTCTCTGGTCCCGGTGGATCGGACGGGAGGTCGACGTTCGCGTCGACACGCCTGCGTCCGGGCGCGGGACCTGGCACGTGGGACGCGTGGAGCAGCAGGGATACGAGGTGGACGGCGTCACCCGGGTGCGAGCCCGTGCCGGGACGCCGCCTCCCGCCGCGGGGCAGCGGATGCGTGTTCGCGTGACGGGAGCCCGTCACTACGATCTCGAAGCGGAGGTGATGGGGTGA